A genomic stretch from Streptococcus oralis includes:
- a CDS encoding ABC transporter permease, whose protein sequence is MKKYIFMRVLRSLVSIFLVTTLTYTIIYTMVPRKLIFKQDTNYNKIATTPDKRDNYENTVYERMGYIEYYDTKELQEKASTMDSSVTVDANDTNKAIYEKYINQLGNGWTLGVFSESGQFYATREIPIFERVFKFYSNLLDIDHTNKIQDPENPNLERYLRFENDPAIGWSLVGSGTKHKYLLYFNNQFPFVHQNFVNINLGDSYPTYANTPVLQVITQGQGQTKTSEVQFPTGKKTSSVDIYSRTYKSPSQADAREVANYGKDDPYTATESNYQYPSMIASSAVAGLIGLVISYAIAIPLGSAMARHKNTWIDSFSTGALTFLLALPTIALVYIVRLIGSSIGLPDSFPILGAGDWRSYVLPAVILGLLGAPSTAIWIRRYMIDLQSQDFVRFARAKGLSEKEISNKHIFKNAMVPLVSGIPGAVIGVIGGATLTETVFAFPGMGKMLIDSVKASNNSMVVGLVFIFTCISIFSLFVGDIWMTMLDPRIKLTEKGGK, encoded by the coding sequence ATGAAGAAATATATTTTTATGCGTGTATTGCGTTCATTGGTGTCTATCTTCTTGGTGACAACCTTGACCTACACGATTATCTATACGATGGTTCCTCGAAAACTGATTTTCAAGCAGGATACCAACTATAACAAAATTGCAACGACGCCAGATAAACGGGATAATTATGAAAATACCGTTTATGAGCGGATGGGCTATATCGAGTACTACGATACCAAGGAGTTGCAAGAAAAAGCGAGCACAATGGACTCATCTGTAACAGTAGATGCCAATGATACAAATAAGGCAATCTACGAAAAATACATCAACCAACTCGGTAATGGTTGGACACTCGGTGTATTCTCAGAAAGTGGTCAATTCTACGCTACGCGTGAAATTCCAATTTTTGAACGTGTTTTCAAATTCTACTCGAACTTGCTCGACATTGATCATACAAACAAGATTCAAGACCCTGAAAATCCAAACTTGGAACGTTATCTTCGTTTTGAAAATGACCCCGCTATCGGTTGGTCATTGGTTGGTTCAGGTACAAAACATAAATATCTTTTGTATTTCAATAATCAGTTCCCATTTGTACACCAAAACTTTGTGAACATTAACTTGGGTGACTCTTACCCAACTTATGCAAACACACCAGTGCTTCAAGTTATCACACAGGGTCAGGGACAAACCAAGACATCAGAAGTTCAATTCCCTACGGGTAAAAAGACTTCCTCTGTAGATATTTACTCTCGTACCTACAAGTCGCCAAGTCAAGCAGATGCGCGTGAAGTAGCTAACTATGGTAAAGACGATCCATATACAGCTACAGAAAGCAATTATCAATATCCATCAATGATTGCAAGCTCGGCTGTTGCTGGTTTGATCGGTTTGGTTATTTCTTATGCTATCGCAATTCCTCTTGGATCTGCTATGGCTCGCCACAAGAATACTTGGATTGACAGCTTCTCGACAGGTGCTCTAACCTTCTTGCTTGCCCTTCCAACGATTGCCTTGGTTTATATCGTTCGCTTGATTGGATCATCTATTGGTCTGCCTGACTCATTCCCTATCTTGGGGGCTGGAGATTGGCGTTCCTACGTCTTGCCAGCAGTCATTCTAGGTCTATTGGGTGCGCCAAGTACAGCTATCTGGATCCGTCGTTACATGATCGACTTGCAATCTCAGGACTTTGTACGTTTTGCTCGTGCAAAAGGACTGTCTGAAAAAGAAATTTCAAATAAACACATCTTTAAAAATGCCATGGTTCCTTTGGTTTCAGGTATTCCTGGTGCCGTAATCGGGGTTATTGGTGGTGCAACATTGACAGAAACAGTCTTCGCCTTCCCAGGTATGGGTAAAATGTTGATTGACTCTGTTAAGGCATCAAACAACTCAATGGTAGTTGGTCTTGTCTTCATCTTCACATGTATTTCTATCTTCTCACTCTTTGTAGGAGACATCTGGATGACTATGCTTGACCCGCGTATTAAATTGACAGAGAAAGGAGGCAAATAA